From one Candidatus Nanopelagicales bacterium genomic stretch:
- a CDS encoding zinc-binding dehydrogenase, producing MRAIQVTRFGGPEVLQPTDLPDPVPGPGELLVRVTGVGVNYADTHQAEDSYLARQELLFVPGAEVVGVVEGGPGAGRRVCGLVSRGGAYAELAVVHEAGVFDVPDGVSDGAAVALLVQGLTAWHLLRTSARLVDGESVVVHAAAGGVGNLAVQLARRWGAGRVIATASTPEKIALAESLGAHVGVVLPPDAEAGAVAGGLRQANDGAKVDVVLEMVGGSTFDGSLMALARFGRLVTYGMASRTAPRPLAPAALMVGSKSVVGFWLMDCMTPDRIVPMVAEPLAALVAMTASGELVPQVGPSYPLEEAHRAHEDMRARRTTGKVTLVPSRSPA from the coding sequence ATGCGCGCCATCCAGGTGACCCGCTTCGGCGGCCCCGAGGTCCTCCAGCCCACCGATCTCCCCGACCCCGTCCCCGGCCCCGGGGAGCTGCTCGTCCGGGTCACCGGGGTGGGCGTCAACTACGCGGACACCCACCAGGCCGAGGACTCCTACCTGGCCCGGCAGGAGCTGCTGTTCGTGCCCGGTGCGGAGGTCGTGGGCGTGGTCGAGGGCGGCCCGGGGGCGGGGCGCAGGGTGTGCGGGCTGGTGTCGCGCGGGGGCGCCTACGCCGAGCTCGCGGTCGTCCACGAGGCGGGCGTCTTCGACGTCCCCGACGGAGTCTCCGACGGGGCCGCCGTGGCGCTGCTCGTGCAGGGACTGACGGCCTGGCACCTGCTGCGCACCAGCGCGCGCCTGGTCGACGGCGAGTCGGTCGTGGTGCACGCGGCCGCCGGCGGCGTCGGCAACCTCGCGGTGCAGCTGGCCCGGCGCTGGGGCGCGGGCCGGGTCATCGCGACCGCTTCGACGCCGGAGAAGATCGCCCTGGCGGAGAGCCTGGGGGCGCACGTCGGGGTCGTCCTGCCCCCGGACGCCGAGGCCGGTGCGGTCGCCGGCGGCCTGCGCCAGGCCAACGACGGGGCCAAGGTCGACGTCGTGCTGGAGATGGTCGGGGGGTCCACCTTCGACGGGAGCCTGATGGCCCTGGCCCGGTTCGGGCGGCTGGTCACCTACGGCATGGCCTCGCGCACCGCGCCGAGGCCGCTGGCACCGGCCGCGCTGATGGTCGGGTCGAAGTCGGTCGTCGGGTTCTGGCTGATGGACTGCATGACCCCCGACCGGATCGTGCCGATGGTGGCAGAGCCGCTGGCCGCGCTGGTCGCGATGACCGCCTCCGGCGAGCTGGTCCCGCAGGTCGGCCCGTCGTACCCGCTGGAGGAGGCGCACCGGGCGCACGAGGACATGCGCGCGCGCCGGACCACCGGGAAGGTGACCCTGGTCCCGAGCCGGTCCCCGGCATGA
- the fabG gene encoding 3-oxoacyl-ACP reductase FabG — MDRVVLVTGGNRGIGLAIARAFAAAGDRVAVTHRSGEAPEGLFGVRCDVTDSAAVDAAFDRIEAELGPVEVLVANAGITRDTLLLRMTDEDISTVLETNLVGAIRVARRAAKGMLRLRRGRIVLVSSVVGLTGSAGQVNYAASKAGLVGVARSLARELGSRGITANVVAPGFVDTDMTAALPEERRTEILASVPLGRYATPDEVAAVVRFLASDEAAYVTGAVVPVDGGLGMGH, encoded by the coding sequence GTGGATCGCGTCGTACTCGTCACCGGCGGCAACCGGGGGATCGGCCTGGCCATCGCGCGCGCGTTCGCCGCGGCCGGCGACCGGGTGGCCGTCACCCATCGCAGCGGCGAGGCTCCCGAGGGGCTGTTCGGCGTACGGTGCGACGTCACCGACTCGGCCGCCGTCGATGCGGCGTTCGACCGGATCGAGGCCGAGCTCGGGCCGGTGGAGGTCCTGGTCGCCAACGCGGGGATCACCCGCGACACGCTCCTGCTGCGGATGACCGACGAGGACATCTCCACGGTGCTGGAGACCAACCTGGTGGGCGCCATCCGGGTCGCGCGCCGCGCGGCCAAGGGCATGCTGCGGCTCAGGCGCGGCCGGATCGTGCTGGTCTCGTCGGTGGTCGGGCTGACCGGTTCGGCCGGCCAGGTCAACTACGCCGCGTCCAAGGCCGGGCTGGTCGGCGTGGCCCGCAGCCTGGCGCGCGAGCTCGGCTCCCGCGGGATCACCGCGAACGTCGTGGCACCGGGGTTCGTGGACACCGACATGACCGCCGCGCTCCCGGAGGAGCGGCGCACGGAGATCCTCGCGTCGGTCCCCCTGGGCCGCTATGCGACGCCGGACGAGGTGGCCGCGGTCGTGCGGTTCCTCGCCTCGGACGAGGCCGCCTACGTCACCGGCGCCGTGGTGCCGGTCGACGGTGGCCTGGGCATGGGCCACTGA
- a CDS encoding metallopeptidase TldD-related protein encodes MTALDPQALAERLVAGADGDDCAVVVRHDSTANLRWARNLLTTNGRTESTSVSLVAFVRTPTGVAAGTVTRTGPAAADVDSLWREARATARESGDAEDAGPLVEGVAADPDWADSPAVTSADALAGTADGLGEVLVRGRADDVEQFGYAEHRLVTTYLASSRGVRLRHVQPEGRLEATAKSHGRTRSAWAGRATRWFDDVDPREVDEELRRGLSWQGRVVDVPPGRHTALLTPSAVADLVIDLYWSAGLRDARDGRSVFSRPGGGTRLGDTLTPLPLLLHSDPGLPGMECSPFEAVTSSSSMASVFDDGLPLGPTAWVHDGRLAALVGSRHEARAAGVPATPGIGNLAMSLRGAHGSVDDLVARTERGLLVTCLWYNRLVDPQTLLLTGLTRDGVYLVDGGEVVGTVGNYRFNDSPVGMLGRIADAGDTVRTLPREMADYVNRVAAPPLLVADFHFSTRSDAV; translated from the coding sequence ATGACCGCGCTGGACCCGCAGGCGCTCGCGGAGCGGCTCGTCGCCGGCGCCGACGGGGACGACTGCGCGGTGGTCGTCCGCCACGACAGCACGGCCAACCTGCGGTGGGCGCGAAACCTGTTGACCACCAACGGCCGTACCGAGTCGACGTCGGTCTCGCTGGTGGCGTTCGTACGCACGCCGACGGGGGTGGCGGCCGGGACCGTCACCCGTACCGGGCCGGCGGCGGCCGATGTCGACTCGTTGTGGCGGGAGGCACGGGCCACCGCCCGTGAGTCCGGCGACGCCGAGGACGCGGGGCCGCTGGTGGAGGGCGTGGCCGCCGATCCGGACTGGGCGGACTCCCCCGCCGTCACGTCCGCCGACGCGCTGGCTGGCACGGCGGACGGGTTGGGCGAGGTGCTGGTCCGCGGCCGGGCCGACGACGTGGAGCAGTTCGGCTACGCCGAACACCGGCTGGTGACGACCTACCTGGCCAGCAGCCGGGGGGTTCGGCTGCGGCACGTGCAGCCGGAGGGCCGGCTGGAGGCCACCGCCAAGTCCCACGGACGGACCCGCTCGGCCTGGGCCGGCCGGGCCACCCGCTGGTTCGACGACGTCGATCCGCGCGAGGTGGACGAGGAGCTGCGGCGCGGCCTGTCGTGGCAGGGCCGCGTGGTCGACGTACCGCCCGGCCGGCACACCGCCCTGCTGACGCCCAGCGCCGTGGCCGACCTCGTGATCGACCTGTACTGGTCCGCGGGACTGCGGGACGCGCGCGACGGCCGGTCCGTGTTCAGCCGGCCCGGCGGCGGGACCCGGCTCGGGGACACCCTGACCCCGCTGCCGCTGCTGCTGCACAGCGACCCGGGGCTGCCGGGGATGGAGTGCTCCCCGTTCGAGGCGGTGACGTCCTCGTCGTCGATGGCCAGCGTGTTCGACGACGGACTGCCGCTGGGTCCGACCGCGTGGGTGCACGACGGCCGGCTCGCCGCGCTCGTCGGCTCCCGGCACGAGGCGAGGGCGGCCGGCGTCCCGGCCACCCCGGGCATCGGCAACCTGGCGATGTCACTGCGCGGCGCCCACGGGTCGGTCGACGACCTGGTGGCGCGGACCGAGCGGGGACTGCTCGTCACCTGCCTCTGGTACAACCGGCTGGTCGACCCGCAGACGCTGCTGCTGACCGGGCTCACCCGCGACGGGGTCTACCTGGTCGACGGCGGAGAGGTCGTCGGCACCGTGGGCAACTACCGGTTCAACGACTCCCCGGTCGGCATGCTGGGGCGGATCGCCGACGCCGGCGACACGGTTCGCACGCTGCCGCGGGAGATGGCCGACTACGTCAACCGGGTCGCCGCACCGCCGCTGCTGGTAGCCGACTTCCACTTCTCCACCCGCAGCGACGCCGTCTGA
- a CDS encoding TldD/PmbA family protein produces the protein MTGRDVDADFRSLPLDACADAALQRARDLGATHADVRVVSLRGLSTALRDARLEGSEADEDTGLAVRVVHDGCWGFAAADDVSPETARVLAERAVALARVSRPLATSPVELAPEPPHTGTWVSSYEVDPFAVSDAERIDVLAARSAALLAADGVDHVDAMLMAAKERTFYADLTGTRTLQQRVRLMAEWTAVAVDPATGAFETMATTAPPVGRGWEYVLGGGDEVDGARPWDWDGELARLPGLLAEKLRAPSVVPGSYTLVLDPTNLWLTIHESVGHATELDRALGYEANYAGTSFATPDQLGTLRYGSDLMHVTGDRVAVHGLATVGWDDEGVEAQRWDLVRDGVLVGFQLDRAMAAEFALPRSNGCAYADSAGHTAIQRMPNVSLQPAADGPDVAGLIAGVEDGIYVVGDKSWSIDMQRYNFQFTGQRFHRIRGGRLAEQVKDVAYQSRTPDFWGSLVALGGPQTYLLAGALNCGKGQPGQVAPVSHGCPAAVFEGINVLNSAEEAGR, from the coding sequence ATGACCGGTCGCGACGTCGACGCCGACTTCCGCTCCCTGCCCCTGGACGCCTGCGCGGACGCAGCGCTGCAGCGGGCACGGGACCTCGGCGCGACCCACGCCGACGTCCGCGTCGTCAGCCTCCGTGGTCTGAGCACCGCCCTGCGGGACGCGCGGCTGGAGGGCAGCGAGGCCGACGAGGACACCGGGCTGGCGGTGCGGGTGGTCCACGACGGCTGCTGGGGCTTCGCCGCGGCCGACGACGTCTCGCCGGAGACCGCTCGCGTCCTCGCCGAGCGCGCGGTCGCGCTGGCCCGGGTGAGCCGGCCGCTGGCCACCAGCCCCGTCGAGCTCGCGCCCGAGCCGCCGCACACCGGGACCTGGGTGTCCTCATACGAGGTCGACCCGTTCGCGGTCTCGGATGCCGAGCGCATCGACGTCCTCGCCGCCCGCAGCGCCGCCTTGCTGGCCGCCGACGGCGTGGACCACGTCGACGCGATGCTGATGGCGGCGAAGGAGCGCACGTTCTACGCGGACCTGACCGGCACCCGGACGCTGCAGCAGCGGGTGCGGCTGATGGCGGAGTGGACCGCGGTCGCGGTCGACCCGGCGACCGGCGCCTTCGAGACGATGGCGACGACGGCTCCCCCCGTCGGGCGCGGCTGGGAGTACGTCCTCGGCGGCGGCGACGAGGTCGACGGAGCGCGCCCCTGGGACTGGGACGGCGAGCTGGCCCGGCTGCCCGGGCTGCTGGCCGAGAAGCTGCGGGCACCGTCGGTCGTCCCGGGCTCGTACACCCTGGTGCTCGACCCGACGAACCTCTGGCTGACGATCCACGAGTCGGTCGGGCACGCGACCGAGCTGGACCGCGCGCTGGGGTACGAGGCCAACTACGCGGGCACGTCGTTCGCGACACCGGACCAGCTCGGGACGCTGCGGTACGGGTCGGACCTGATGCACGTCACCGGCGACCGCGTCGCCGTCCACGGTCTGGCCACGGTCGGCTGGGACGACGAGGGCGTCGAGGCGCAGCGGTGGGACCTGGTCCGCGACGGCGTCCTCGTCGGGTTCCAGCTCGACCGGGCGATGGCCGCGGAGTTCGCGCTGCCCCGCTCCAACGGCTGCGCCTACGCGGACTCGGCCGGGCACACCGCCATCCAGCGGATGCCCAACGTGTCGCTGCAGCCTGCGGCCGACGGCCCGGACGTCGCCGGGCTCATCGCCGGCGTCGAGGACGGCATCTACGTCGTCGGCGACAAGAGCTGGTCGATCGACATGCAGCGCTACAACTTCCAGTTCACAGGGCAGCGCTTCCACCGCATCCGCGGAGGGAGGCTCGCGGAGCAGGTCAAGGACGTCGCCTATCAGTCGCGCACGCCGGACTTCTGGGGCTCGCTGGTCGCGCTCGGCGGCCCGCAGACCTACCTGCTCGCCGGCGCCCTCAACTGCGGCAAGGGCCAGCCGGGGCAGGTGGCACCGGTGTCCCACGGCTGCCCGGCGGCCGTCTTCGAGGGGATCAACGTCCTCAACAGCGCCGAGGAGGCCGGCCGATGA
- a CDS encoding dodecin family protein: MANRTYRLTEIVGTSDASLDDAVRNGISRAGQTLRHLDWFEVTQIRGYIRNGEVDHFQVSMKVGFRLEDA; this comes from the coding sequence GTGGCCAACCGCACCTACCGACTGACCGAGATCGTGGGCACGTCGGACGCCAGCCTCGACGACGCCGTCCGCAACGGGATCTCCCGGGCCGGACAGACGCTGCGGCACCTCGACTGGTTCGAGGTGACCCAGATCCGCGGCTACATCCGCAACGGCGAGGTCGACCACTTCCAGGTGAGCATGAAGGTCGGGTTCAGGCTCGAGGACGCCTGA
- a CDS encoding DUF3099 domain-containing protein, which translates to MASRKPAEVFAITHARRPLSEEQTGRTRRYLISMTIRTVCFLGAIVTPGWPRWVLVAGAVVLPYLAVVAANAGRENEDPPDVDRPTLGGVHELSSPVSPRLGQDPRTGH; encoded by the coding sequence GTGGCGTCGCGGAAGCCTGCCGAGGTCTTCGCGATCACCCACGCCCGGCGCCCGCTGAGCGAGGAGCAGACCGGCCGGACCCGTCGCTACCTGATCTCGATGACGATCCGCACGGTGTGCTTCCTCGGCGCGATCGTGACGCCCGGCTGGCCGCGCTGGGTCCTGGTGGCCGGCGCGGTGGTGCTGCCGTACCTCGCGGTGGTCGCGGCCAACGCGGGCCGGGAGAACGAGGACCCGCCCGACGTCGACCGCCCGACCCTGGGCGGCGTGCACGAGCTGTCGTCCCCCGTGTCCCCGCGGCTGGGCCAGGACCCGCGCACGGGACACTGA
- a CDS encoding TMEM175 family protein: MSEAGRELVTRADVEEVISTGRGYDRFVNFSDAVVAIAITLLGLPLVDIATPEHDQSVLEVLGEHAGQLSAFAYTFLVVTSLWAAHNRVFGNIRAYNTPLVWLNALFLAAIVFLPFPSEWVGEAGWSHGKGAFYLVTLAIASGSLLLIVLYARSRPRLLEEFARADGLAPLGLRRSALFTGFFVVMILPASFWPDTAMYLMLLIIPLGRLDQYLERKARAARAD; the protein is encoded by the coding sequence GTGAGCGAAGCAGGCCGTGAGCTGGTCACCCGTGCGGACGTGGAGGAGGTCATCTCCACCGGACGCGGCTACGACCGCTTCGTCAACTTCAGCGACGCGGTCGTCGCCATCGCCATCACCCTGCTCGGGCTGCCGCTGGTCGACATCGCCACGCCCGAGCACGACCAGTCGGTCCTCGAGGTGCTGGGAGAGCATGCCGGACAGCTCTCCGCGTTCGCGTACACCTTCCTCGTCGTGACCAGCCTGTGGGCGGCGCACAACCGGGTGTTCGGCAACATCCGGGCCTACAACACCCCGCTGGTGTGGCTGAACGCGCTGTTCCTGGCGGCCATCGTGTTCCTGCCCTTCCCCAGCGAGTGGGTGGGCGAGGCCGGCTGGAGCCACGGCAAGGGGGCGTTCTACCTCGTCACGCTCGCCATCGCCTCCGGCTCGCTGCTGCTCATCGTGCTGTACGCCCGCAGCCGCCCGCGTCTGCTGGAGGAGTTCGCCCGGGCGGACGGGCTCGCACCGCTCGGCCTTCGCAGGTCCGCCCTGTTCACCGGGTTCTTCGTCGTGATGATCCTGCCGGCGTCGTTCTGGCCCGACACGGCGATGTACCTGATGCTCCTGATCATCCCGCTGGGTCGTCTCGACCAGTACCTGGAGCGGAAGGCCCGCGCGGCCCGCGCGGACTGA
- a CDS encoding SURF1 family protein produces the protein MLALLRTRRWIGFSVLVVVAIVGFGLLSRWQWARAEEKRTQKAQLVEESALAPVPVTDVLPSGTAWHEDLEWRTVTATGRYLPEEQVLVRKRPLEGQNGFWVATPLSLDSGGWVWVNRGWVAAQGSATDLQEAPPPPDGTVVVTGRLRPPQDGPDPLPSDLPAGQVVDLDVDTLTPSGTPVLDGYVERVSSQPADDPALRALPVPEIDEGRNVSYAVQWILFAVVALVGWFYFLRREAREDAAAEARTEGNEVRGDQVGSS, from the coding sequence GTGCTGGCCCTACTGCGGACCCGGCGCTGGATCGGGTTCAGCGTCCTGGTCGTGGTCGCCATCGTCGGGTTCGGCCTGCTGAGCAGGTGGCAGTGGGCGCGGGCCGAGGAGAAGCGCACGCAGAAGGCCCAGCTGGTGGAGGAGTCCGCTCTGGCACCGGTCCCCGTGACCGACGTGCTGCCCTCGGGCACCGCCTGGCACGAGGACCTGGAGTGGCGGACGGTGACCGCCACCGGGCGCTACCTGCCCGAGGAGCAGGTGCTGGTGCGCAAGCGCCCGCTGGAGGGGCAGAACGGCTTCTGGGTCGCCACCCCGCTGTCCCTCGACTCCGGCGGCTGGGTCTGGGTCAACCGCGGCTGGGTGGCCGCGCAGGGCTCGGCGACCGACCTGCAGGAGGCGCCCCCGCCGCCGGACGGGACCGTGGTCGTGACCGGCCGGCTGCGACCGCCTCAGGACGGCCCCGACCCGCTGCCGTCCGACCTGCCCGCCGGCCAGGTGGTGGACCTCGACGTCGACACCCTCACCCCGTCCGGCACGCCGGTCCTGGACGGATACGTGGAGCGGGTGTCGTCGCAGCCGGCCGACGACCCGGCGCTGCGCGCGCTGCCGGTCCCTGAGATCGACGAGGGCCGCAACGTGTCGTACGCGGTGCAGTGGATCCTTTTCGCGGTCGTCGCACTCGTCGGCTGGTTCTACTTCCTGCGCCGCGAGGCGCGCGAGGACGCCGCGGCCGAGGCCCGGACCGAGGGGAACGAGGTCCGCGGGGATCAGGTGGGCAGCAGCTGA